The proteins below are encoded in one region of Sphingobacterium sp. R2:
- a CDS encoding class I SAM-dependent methyltransferase: MNTIELFENERASGYDQFVETWIPNYHYFLDQLPKLLRETENKDLLVVGCGTGNEIERFVDTAESWTITGVDPSPEMISQALEKFEADENVHLVEGVVGDLDEEKQYGAATLLLVLHFLEDNGQKLAMLQDISKRMMSQAPLLLLDITGNKEQIQQNLRMLRLLLPGGIDETQVAQRLRRIEHELSHVSEERLAELCEEAGFEPPVRFFQSSIYMGWIIRKKDIISFS, translated from the coding sequence ATGAATACAATAGAACTGTTTGAAAATGAACGTGCAAGTGGCTATGATCAATTTGTTGAAACCTGGATCCCCAATTACCATTATTTTTTAGATCAGCTGCCTAAGCTCCTCCGAGAAACCGAAAATAAGGATTTATTGGTGGTCGGATGTGGCACAGGAAATGAAATAGAACGTTTTGTTGACACAGCAGAATCTTGGACAATAACGGGGGTAGATCCGTCACCGGAGATGATTAGTCAGGCTCTGGAAAAATTTGAAGCGGACGAAAATGTTCATCTTGTCGAAGGTGTGGTAGGTGATTTGGACGAAGAGAAGCAATATGGTGCTGCGACACTTTTACTTGTATTACACTTTTTAGAAGACAATGGCCAAAAATTGGCTATGCTCCAAGATATTTCCAAGAGAATGATGTCACAAGCACCCTTGTTATTATTAGATATTACGGGCAATAAGGAGCAGATTCAACAAAACTTGCGAATGTTGAGACTTCTTCTGCCCGGTGGGATAGATGAAACACAGGTCGCTCAAAGATTGCGAAGAATCGAGCATGAATTGTCGCATGTCTCGGAAGAACGATTAGCCGAGCTCTGTGAAGAAGCTGGATTTGAACCTCCTGTTCGATTCTTTCAATCGTCAATTTATATGGGGTGGATAATCCGAAAAAAAGATATTATTTCCTTTTCGTAG
- a CDS encoding family 20 glycosylhydrolase: MNKILSTILMSCALYLPTTNFAQNKTTVPQLIPFPQQLASNPGLFQLKGQELGYYIDPALSSQSLSGWIDHALFGKLNKKSVKQASASLQLIKGQGLSDEAYELKIDQKGIQIIAASEKGAFYGLQTIQQLYLLSGTTAKLALPYITVKDQPAFQWRGVELDVARHFFPKEYLYKFIDLIASYKFNKFHLHLTDDQGWRIEIKKYPKLTEDGAWRTYNNQDSACFAKAKENPDFNLPKELIRTRNGKEEYGGFYTQQDIRDIVAYAQRRQIEIIPEIDMPGHMMVATKAYPELLLDSQTAGWGKQFSVPISPWKESSYTFVEHVLSEIIELFPSPYIHIGADEVEKDSWAKSAAAKAFMEEKQIANLHDLQSYFVKRVNNFIRSKNKQSIGWDEILDGSSDTSMMVMYWRGWEKNAPKEAVNRGHRVIMTPTNPLYFDYLPNSSSLDAVYNMSVVPSDISNQKAHLIQGAQANIWTEMIPSTARLEFMILPRLSALSERVWTNKPLYDSYRNRVISHFGLWDKMGLRYRMPDLEGFAETQVIVDGQSILKVANELPQNPIHYTTDGSLPTQQSPALKDSLVVKKEGPIRFATISSSGAKSELYQINFKYDTWKKSVRVDETTLIPGLKATFFNGTFANTSAIAGPEVRHEVISNVALSDTIKIPSFGAKIRGYLYVKEKGIYNFYFTCDDGGVLRIHDQLVVDNDGQHAPIMKSGQIALEAGYHPIAVDFIEAGGGFTLKLQYSVKDSPVIDIPKASFFHQKD, translated from the coding sequence ATGAATAAAATTCTATCAACCATTCTAATGTCCTGCGCCCTATACTTGCCGACGACAAACTTTGCGCAAAACAAAACTACTGTTCCGCAACTCATTCCATTTCCTCAACAATTAGCATCCAATCCTGGTCTTTTTCAGCTAAAGGGGCAAGAATTGGGTTACTACATCGATCCAGCTTTATCTTCTCAATCTTTATCAGGATGGATCGACCATGCGCTATTCGGGAAATTGAATAAAAAAAGCGTTAAGCAGGCTAGCGCTTCGCTGCAATTGATCAAAGGTCAAGGACTCTCCGATGAGGCCTATGAATTGAAAATAGATCAAAAAGGTATTCAGATCATTGCTGCTTCGGAAAAAGGAGCATTTTACGGCTTACAGACCATTCAGCAATTATATTTACTTTCGGGCACAACAGCTAAATTGGCTCTTCCATATATTACAGTGAAAGATCAGCCTGCGTTTCAATGGCGCGGAGTCGAACTCGATGTTGCCCGCCATTTTTTTCCAAAAGAGTATCTATATAAATTTATCGATCTAATTGCAAGCTACAAGTTCAACAAATTCCATCTGCACTTGACGGACGATCAGGGTTGGCGGATCGAAATTAAGAAGTACCCTAAACTTACCGAAGATGGTGCCTGGAGAACGTATAACAACCAAGATTCTGCCTGCTTTGCAAAGGCCAAAGAAAATCCAGACTTTAATTTGCCCAAGGAATTGATCCGCACAAGAAACGGAAAAGAAGAGTATGGGGGATTTTATACCCAACAGGACATCAGAGACATTGTCGCTTATGCGCAGCGCAGACAAATAGAAATCATTCCCGAAATAGATATGCCAGGGCATATGATGGTGGCTACAAAAGCCTATCCCGAACTGCTGTTAGACAGCCAAACCGCCGGCTGGGGAAAACAATTCTCCGTACCGATCAGCCCCTGGAAAGAAAGCAGTTATACTTTTGTTGAACATGTGCTCAGTGAAATCATTGAACTATTCCCCTCCCCTTACATTCATATCGGTGCCGATGAAGTAGAGAAAGATTCTTGGGCAAAATCGGCTGCTGCTAAAGCTTTTATGGAAGAAAAACAAATTGCCAATTTACATGATCTTCAGAGCTATTTCGTCAAACGGGTAAACAATTTTATCCGTTCAAAAAATAAACAGAGCATCGGCTGGGATGAAATATTGGACGGCAGCTCAGACACTAGCATGATGGTTATGTACTGGCGTGGCTGGGAAAAAAATGCACCTAAGGAGGCTGTGAACCGTGGGCACAGGGTTATTATGACGCCCACCAATCCGCTCTATTTTGATTATCTTCCAAATAGTAGCAGCCTAGATGCTGTGTACAATATGAGTGTGGTTCCTTCGGATATATCCAACCAAAAAGCACATTTAATACAAGGTGCTCAGGCCAATATATGGACAGAAATGATCCCCTCCACTGCGCGATTAGAGTTTATGATTCTCCCGCGTTTAAGTGCGCTATCTGAACGCGTATGGACCAACAAACCTTTATACGATAGCTATAGAAATCGTGTAATTTCCCACTTTGGACTCTGGGACAAAATGGGTTTGCGCTATCGCATGCCAGACCTCGAAGGTTTTGCCGAAACACAGGTGATTGTTGACGGACAATCTATATTAAAGGTCGCGAATGAACTTCCTCAAAATCCGATACACTATACCACCGACGGTAGTCTTCCGACCCAGCAGAGCCCCGCACTGAAAGATTCGCTCGTTGTAAAAAAAGAAGGTCCGATTCGATTTGCAACAATCTCGTCTTCAGGAGCAAAAAGTGAACTCTACCAAATTAATTTTAAGTATGATACCTGGAAAAAAAGTGTGAGAGTGGATGAAACAACATTGATACCAGGCCTTAAAGCAACTTTTTTTAATGGAACTTTTGCTAATACATCTGCTATTGCCGGTCCCGAAGTACGCCACGAAGTAATCAGCAATGTAGCACTAAGCGATACCATCAAAATACCTTCTTTTGGTGCAAAAATAAGAGGATACCTTTATGTCAAAGAAAAAGGAATCTATAATTTCTACTTCACTTGTGATGATGGTGGTGTCCTGCGGATACATGATCAGCTTGTCGTTGATAATGATGGACAGCATGCACCAATTATGAAAAGTGGACAGATTGCGTTAGAAGCCGGCTACCATCCAATTGCTGTAGATTTCATCGAAGCAGGCGGAGGATTCACCTTAAAACTTCAATATAGCGTGAAAGATTCACCGGTGATCGATATTCCCAAAGCATCCTTTTTCCATCAGAAAGATTAG